The following DNA comes from Verrucomicrobiia bacterium.
CCATTGCGGATGGCAGTTCACGCGAGTTTTGCCGCATGATCCAGGATGCAGGCTTCGCGCCGCAGAACGAACGGCGCGATGTTTACAAGGTGTCAGCGCCGATCGAACTGCAATTGGGCGAAACGGAAATGACGTTGTTTCCGTACGACGGCTTTAAAATTACTTGCACCAGTTCGGATCGCGGCGGGCGATTCACGCAGTTCTACAGCGTGGAGTTGACCCCCAAGACGTGGGAGGAGGAACTCTCCAACGCGCGCACGTTCTGCTTCTACGAAGAGATCGAATACCTGATCAAGAACGGACTGATCCGCGGCGGCAGCCTTGAGAATGCGGTTGTCATTCGCGATGACGCCGTGCTGACGACTGAACCGCTGCGTTATGCGGAAGAATTTGTTCGCCACAAGATTTTGGACATCGTGGGCGACCTGTCACTCGTCGGGCGTCCGCTGCAGGGACATTTGATCGCGGTCAAACCGAGCCACATGGCGAACTGTGAATTGGCGCGCCTTGTGACCGCGCAAATGCAGAAACCCTTGCGGGCCGCCCAGGCTTTCGGGCCGCCGCCACCGAGCGATGGCAAGGAGTCCCTGGTTGAAATCATGGACGAGCAGGGGGCGCTCGATGCCAACCAGGTGATGCGAATTCTGCCGCATCGCTATCCGTTCCTCATGGTCGATCGCATCACGAAGATCGAGGGGAATTTGATTGTCGGCGTGAAGAACGTCACAATCAACGAACCGTTTTTTCAGGGCCATTTTCCCGGGCACCCCATCATGCCGGGCGTTCTGCAGCTCGAGGCGATGGCGCAGGTTGCAGGCATCCTGATGTTGCGCCGGGCAGAGAATGTCGGCCAAATCGCCTATTTCATGGCTGCTGAAGACGTCAAATGGCGCAAGCCCGTGGTGCCTGGAGACGTGCTGGTCATGGAAGTGCAGATGACAAAGATTCGAGGGAAGCTCGGAAAGGCGAAGGGCGTCTGCAAGGTGCGGGGCGACATTGTGAGCGAAGCGGAAGTCACGTTCATGCTGGTTGAAGCCTGAGTATGTCCGACATTCATCCTTCCGCCGTCATCCATCCCTCCGCGCAGGTCGGCGAAGGCTGCAGGATTGGGCCGTATTGCATCGTCGGTGAGCACGTGAAGCTCGGCGCGCGCTGCAGGCTCCACTCGCACGTGGTGATCGATGGCCATACCACGCTGGACGCCGAGAATGAAGTGTATCCGTTCTGCAGCATTGGGTTGCAGACGCAGGATTTGAAGTGGAAGGGCGGGTTAACGCGAACCGTCATCGGCAGCAACAACACGTTTCGCGAATACGTGACGATCCATAGCGCGACAAGCGACGGCAATGCAACGACGCTGGGTTCGCACAATCACGTCCTTGCATACTGTCACATCGCTCATGACTGCCGCGTGGGCAGCCATATCATCATGTCCAACGCCGCCACGCTTGGCGGCCACGTGACTGTTGAGGATCATGCGGTGATCAGCATCTCCGCCGTTCATCAGTTCTGCCGGGTTGGCAGGCTGTCGATGATTGGGGGTTGCTCCAAGGTGGTGCAGGATGTCCCGCCATTTATGCTCGCGGATGGCAACCCGGCCGAGACCCGCACGATCAACAAGATAGGTTTGGAACGCCATGGCGTTGCCGATGAAACCATCAGCGCGCTGCGGCAGGCCTACAAACTTCTCTTTCGGGAAGGGCTTACGTTGACGAACGCAATTGCCCGGATCGAAAAGGAACTGCCGCAATCTCCGGAGATGGCGCACCTTGTGCAATTCGTCCGCACGAGTGAACGTGGCATCAGCAAGTGACAGCGCCGGCGGGCTGAAGCCTTTCGCCACTGAGTCAACCATGCCGAATGACCTTCCCCCATTGGCGCCAGGAACGCTTTACCTCGTCGCGACGCCCATCGGCAATCTTGAGGACATCACCTTGCGCGCTCTTCGGGTGCTGCGGGAATGTGATGTGGTTGCCGCCGAGGACACCCGCCGTTCCGGGCAATTGCTGAGGCATTTTGAAATCAGCAAGCCGATGTTGAGCTACTTCCAATTCAACGAGGCGCGCCGCAGCGAAGAGATCATTGAACGCCTGCGTCGTGGCGAAAAGGTCGCGCTCGTGACCGATGCTGGCAGCCCTGGAATCAGCGATCCGGGCGGACGCGTGGTGAAGGCGGCAATCGCTGCAGGCTTGCGGGTTGAGTCCGTTCCCGGCGCGAGCGCGTTGGTGGCGGCGCTTACTGCGAGCGGGCTGCCGACTGACGAGTTTCATTTCGTGGGCTTCCTCCCGCACAAATCAGGGCAGCGGCGCAATCAGTTGCGGGGACTGGCAACGGTTCCCGGAACTCTGGTGTTTTACGAATCACCTTACCGCGTGGAAAAGTTGCTGGGCGAATTGCTCGAAGTCATGCCGGAGCGGCAGGTGGTGCTTGCGCGCGAACTCACAAAGAAATTCGAGGAATACCTTCGCGGCACTCCCGCCGAACTGCAGGAGAAGCTGAAGACGCGATCGCTCAAGGGCGAATTTGTCGTCTTGGCCGCACCCAGCCTTGCGCCCGCACGCGCGGCGGAGTAGTTCTCTGCCGTGGTCCAACTGCAGGCATTGAGGCAGATTTCGCGGGACGATTGGCTGCGCCCGTCCGTGATCGCGCTGCTCGCCGCCAACCTCGTTCCGATCTTCGGCGTGCTGCTCCTCAAGTGGGACGTCTTCTCACTGATGTTCCTGTTCTGGGTCGAGAACGTCGTCATCGGCTTGTTCAATGTATTACGGATGGCTGTCGTTCCTCCGACGCCCGGTTTTCCCCGCGCCACGAAACTGTTCCTCATCCCGTTCTTCTGCTTTCACTTCGGGATGTTCACGCTGGTCCACGGAATCTTCGTCCTGGCGCTGTTCGGTGAGGAACCGGGCGGCGGCATGAGTTCACCCAACCCGATGCTATTCTTGAACGTCATCCGCGAGTATCACCTGTTCTGGGCTGTCGTCGGTCTCGTGGCCAGCCACGGGGTGTCTTTCGTCTCGAACTTTTTGCGCGGAGGCGAATACAAACGCGCCGATCTCGGACGTCTCATGGCTCAACCGTATGCGCGGATTTTCGTGCTGCACGTAACAATTCTTGGCGGCGGACTGCTCATGGCTGCGCTGAAGGAGCCGTTCGCAGGCCTCATCGTCCTCATTGTCCTGAAGATCATGATCGACCTCGCCAGCCACCTCGCTGAACGGAAGAAGTTTGAATCCGATCCCGCGACCGCTGCATCCAGGCACTGACGATCAGCTTTGAAGCGGGTTATTTCGGCTTCAATTGCGGGAACAGGATCACGTCGCGAATGCTCTCCTGGCCGAGCAGCATCATGCACAGGCGATCGATCCCAATTCCGATCCCGCCTGCGGGCGGCATCCCATGCTCGAGCGCGATCAGGAAATCCTCGTCGACCTTCTGTTGTTCGCCTCCCGCCTGATGCTCCAGGCGGTCGCGCTGGACGATCGGATCGTTCTGCTCGGTATAGCCCGGGGAAATCTCCTGGCCGTTGATGCAGCATTCGAAGACTTCAACACACGTGGGATCCTCAGGCGACAGTTTCGCGAGCGGCACGAGTTCCTTGGGCAGATGCGTGACGAACGTTGGCTGAATCAGGGTCGGTTCAATCAGCTTTTCGAACACCGCACCCGTGACTTCAAAATCCTCGTAGCCCTTGGCAATGTCGCCGGCGAGCTTCAGATCTTCCATGGCCCGGCGGCGGCGTTCTTCGGGCGTGACGTCAAACCAATCATTCCCCGCCACACCACGGACGAGATCCTTGTACTTCGCGCGCTTCCAATGCGGCGTCAGGTCGATCGTCTTTTGCACGCCGCCTTCAGCGTCCTTGTGCTCGATCACCAATGTTCCAAGGACTTTCTCAGCCACGTGGCAGATCAGCGATTCCACGGTCTCAAGCATCACCTCATAATCCGCAAACGCGTGATACGCCTCGAGCATTGTGAATTCCGGATTGTGCCGCCGCGATAATCCCTCATTGCGAAAGTTCTTTCCGATCTCGAACAGTTTGTCGATTCCGCCGACGAGCAGCCGCTTGTGGTAGAGCTCGGGCGCGATCCGCAAATAGAAATCGCTGCCAAGCGCGTTGTGAAACGTCTTGAACGGCTGGGCCGCGGCGCCGCCGGGGATCGGCTGCATCGCGGGGGTCTCCACCTCGATGTAACCGCGGCTGGCGAAGAACTGCCGGATCTCGTGCACAATGGCGCTGCGCTTCAGGAAGACGTTCTTCACGTCAGGGTTTCCGATCAGGTCGAGATACCGCTGGCGATAGCGAATCTCCATGTCTTCAACCCCGTGCCACTTTGCCGGAGGAGGCCGCAGGGCCTTTGAAAGGATGGTGAAGGATTCCAGCTTGATGCTTGGCTCGTTTGTCTTGGTGCGGAACAGCGTGCCCGTGACGCCAATGAAATCACCCAGGTCGAGATGCGTGAAGATGCTGAACTGCTCGTCGCCAATGACGTTCTTCTGCGCGTAGACCTGGATTCGGCCGCTTTGATCGCGCACGTCGATGAACATGCTCTTGCCCATGTCACGGTGCGCGGTGATCCGGCCAGCGACGGAGACACGTGTGCCTTCGGGCAGTTCGCCCTGGTCGAACCGCGAGCGGGCGTCGTTGCAGGAACGGTCAGGCGTGAACTTGTTCCTGAATGGATCAATGCCCTTGCTGCGCAAAGCCTCGAGCTTCGCCTTCCGCTGCGCCATCAGCGCGTCCAAAGATTGATGCTGCTGTTCCATAAATGCAGCGGGCAGGAAACACCAAAGCGAAGGCGAATCCAAGAAGCGAATCGCTGGAGCGCCGGCTTGCAGCCTAATGCCTTACGATGATCAAGGAACCGATCGCGCGCGAATTGGCGAATGGCGGATGCCACAAAGGAGAAACGTGTCGCAAGGTTTTTAGGTGCCCGCATTCACAGCAGCCTGCCGGCTTGGAAGCGCGGCGATACAGTCCCGACTCGTCGCGAGAAACCGGCGCCACGGCCGGACGCTGCGCAGTCCCGCTTTGACACCTTTGTCGAAACGGGCTTTGCTACGGGCATCCAGATATGAGCCGTGAAGCAACTGAAATGACTGTGGAGTCAGTGACAAGTGAAGTTTCCGACACGAAAACCGTTCGGCTCAAGTGGCCTGACCGTTACAACCCCGACTTCAAAACAGGCCAGTTCATCACCTGCTTTTGGCCCGACGAACCGAATTACAAGCGCGCCTATTCGCTTTCCTCCTGCGCGCTGGATCGCGGCTTTTATGAGTTCACTGTTCGGCGCGATGGCAAGATGGGCACGCGCATTGTGGATTGGATCAAGCCGGGCCAGAGGATGATGGTCCTTCCGCCGACGGGACGATTCCTTCCTGTTTACGAGCCGGGCAAGCATCTCATCTGCATCGCGGGCGGCTCGGGTGTTACCCCCTTCCGCAGCTTTGTCCGTGAAGCCACATGGCGAAAGCTGGAGACGAAGATCACCATTCTCTACAGCGTTCGCACAACAAACGACGTCATTTTCAACGAGGAATTTCGCCGCTTGGAACAGGAGAACCCCAACTTCAAGTTCCTGGTGACCTGCACGCGCCTGGCAGCGCAGGACCCTTGGATCGGCCGCCGCGGCCGCATCGAACCTGCATGGCTCCGCGAGCATACAACGGACCTCGCCAACACAGTTTTTTATGCATGCGGGCCCAACGCGCTTGTCGAGTTTGCCGAGGGCATCGTCTTTGAACTGGGTGCAACGAAGCAGCAGATGAAGACCGAAAAGTGGGGATAAGCGTCCTTCCCGTGGCGCACACGAATCAGCGAAGCCGTTGATGATCAGACAGAAGGGTGAGTCGCCCAGGCTCAGCTCCATCTTAACTCCCTCTCTTCCGCTCGGAGCGGAGGAGAGGGGCTGGCGAAAGGAGGAGCGTTTAGACCTGAAATTGACGTCACGCTGTAGGATGAATCAGAGCTCCCTCTCCCCCGACCCCTGGATGCTGTGGGAGAAACCGGCTTTTCATTTCCCGTCTTCAAACCTACCTTCAACCGCCATGTTGAAACGAACACCCCTGTTTGAGTCGCACCAGAAGCTTGGCGGCAAGCTGATCGAATTCGGAGGCTGGGAAATGCCCGTGCAATACACTAGCATCAGCGACGAACATCTCGCCGTGCGAAACGGGGCAGGGGTTTTCGACATCTCACACATGGGCGAGATCACCGTGAGCGGCGACGCAGCGTCGGAGTTTCTGAATTCGGTCCTCACCAACGACATAAAAAAACTCTCCCCAGGTGAGGGCCAATACACCTTGATGTGCAACGAACGGGGCGGCGTTGTGGATGACCTGTATGCCTATCAGTTGTCGGAAAACGTTTTCCTGCTCGTCGTCAATGCCTCGCGAACTGTCGGTGATGTCGCATGGTTGCAGCAGCGGCTTCAGGCATTCGCGAATCAAGCCAGCGTGAAGATGACGGACGCATCGCATAATTATGCGGCCATCGCCGTTCAGGGGCCACGCGTGGCTGAGTTCATCAACGAATGCATTCAAGGCCCGTCCACGTGCGGGCTTCGCGTGGGGCGGGTAACCGACCTGAAGAAAAACCAGATCGGCGGCTTTCCCTGGCACGGTGCCACGGTGCTGGTCTCGCGCACGGGCTATACCGGCGAGGACGGTTTTGAAATCGTCGGTCGCGATGAGTCGATCCAGCAGATTTGGGATTCCTTGCTCCTGCATGGCCAGCCGTTCGGTATCAAGCCGTGCGGCTTGGGGGCGCGCGACACGCTTCGAACCGAAGTGTGTTATCCGCTTTACGGCCATGAGCTCGATGAAAACACCACGCCGATCGAGGCGGGACTCGCCTTTTTCGTAGCGCTCGACAAGGGAGATTTCGTTGGCCGGACTGTGTTGGCTGAGCAAAAAGCGAACGGCGTCGCGAAAAAATGCGTGGCCTTCAAGATGTCGGACAAATCCGCTCCGCCGCGGCCGCATTATCCGATCTGGATCAATGGCAAGCAGGCCGGCGAAGTTGTCAGCGGAACGCAGAGTCCTTCCCTCAACGCCGGGATAGGTCTTGGATACGTCCCGGCTCAATTCGCGAAGGCAGGAACCGCGATTGAAATTGAAATCCGCGGCAAACGCTTTCCCGCTGTCACGGTGAAAAAACCGATTCTAACGAAACGCGTTTCGGGTAGTCCCGCTACGTAGCGCAGGTCTCCGAACCTGTCCCGCCCTCCGCAGTAGCTGCTACGAAGGACGGGCCGCATCGCCGCGCGTCCAGGCCGGCTGGGGGTGAATCTCGCCGGGCAGAAGAAAATCTGCGAAACACGCACCTTGGAAACCGGCCTGGAAATCTGCCCGGCGTTCGAATTGAAGAATTCAGTTTCCAAACGAGATGCAAGGCGTAATCTGCTGCGGCTTTTAAACTGTTATGAGCAACGTTCCTTCCGATTTGAAATATACGAAATCGCATGAATGGGTGCGGATTGCGGGCGATGTCGCCACCGTCGGCATCACCGACCACGCCCAGCATGAACTGACCGATGTGGTATTTGTCGAGCTGCCTGAAGCTGGCCGCAAGGTCAAGGCAGGTGAGCCGTGCGCCGTGGTGGAGTCGGTCAAGACAGCGAGCGACATCTATTCTCCCGTGACTGGCGAGATCACCGAGATCAACAAATCGGTCACGGACAATCCCGCGCTTGTAAACACAGATCCTTACGCTGGCGGCTGGTTCTACAAGGTGCGGCTCTCCAACACGGGCGAACTCGACGGCCTCATGGCTGCCGCAGAATACCAGGCGCAGATCGGCGGATGAATTTTCCAGCGAACACCCGTTGCATTTTTATCGGGCGTGGCGAGTTTATACCGTGAATGCGAAAAGGATCCGACTTTTCATCAAGCCGTATTGCGGCTGGTGTCACAAGGCAATGCGATGGCTCGACGATCACGACATCGAATACGAAACCATTGATGTCATGGCGGATGAATCTGCCTACGACGAAATGATCCGCATTTCCGATCAGGAGCTGGCGCCCGTCATCGATGTGAACGGCGAGGTGCTCGCCGACTTTGGGCCGGATCAGCTCGAAGCGTTCTGGAACAAACTGGAAAAGAAAAATGCCCGCGCCTAGTTCGACGGAAATCCGCCCGCGTCCGCGCCTGCCGGAATGGCTGCGCATCAAGCTGCCGACGTCCGACACGTTTTCCCATACCCGCTCGCTGCTCGACGAGTTGAAGCTGCACACGGTTTGCGAAAGCGCCAAGTGCCCAAATCATTGGGAATGCTGGAGCAAGGGAACGGCGACGTTCATGATCGCAGGCGATCGATGCACCCGTGCTTGCGGTTTTTGTGCGGTCTCCACGGCCAAGCCATTGGCGCTCGAGGCGGATGAACCGCAGCGGGTCGCTGAGGCCGCGCGGCGGATGCGATTGCGGCACGTGGTGATCACGGCCGTGGCGCGGGACGACTTGAAGGACGGCGGGGCGGAACATTTCCGGAGAACAATCGAGGCAGTGCGCCAGTTGAGCCCTGGAATCGTGATTGAAGTGCTCACGCCTGATTTCAACGACAGCGACGCGTGCATTGAGAATGTTCTTCACGCACGGCCGCAGATATTCAATCACAACCTGGAAACTGTGCGCCGCCTCACGCCCGCCGTCCGGCATCGCGCCACCTACGATCGCTCACTGAGCGTGTTGCAAAAGGCCAAGTCGCGAGCGGACTATGCCCTGCACACGAAGTCGGGGATGATGCTTGGTCTTGGCGAGCGGGAGGACGAGGTTGTCGAAGCGATGCGCGACTTGCGCGCTGCGGGTTGCGACATCCTCACGCTTGGCCAATATCTGCAGCCGACGTTGAAACATCTGCAGGTCGTTGAATTTGTCAGCCCCGCCCAATTTGAACGGCTGGGTGCGATCGCGAGGGAAATGGGATTCGTGCACGTCGCGAGCGGCCCGATGGTGCGGAGTTCGTATCATGCGGACGAGTTTCACGGAGCCGAGCAATCTGCTGAACCGCGCTGCTAGCCGGCAGCCGCATTTCGGCGCAGCAGGAAGATCATTGCGGCCAGCACCAGCAGGCCGAAGATCAATGCGATCACGGTTGCGATGGTTTTGACGGTCTTCGCCTTGTTCAGCGCCCGCGCTGTGCGCTGCTTTTCTGCCTGCATGAAGAGCGCCAATTCCTTCTCCAATGAAACGATTGAGTCCTCGTCCTTGAGCGACAGGGTCAGCCAGGGGGTTGATGAACTTCCAATTTCGGCTGGCAGGCGCTTCAAGACTTCAGCCGACGCAGGCTGAAATCCATTTTGCTTCCAAAAGGGAGCGTCTTCACGCGTCCAGAGCCGTGCGATCCCGTGGTTCAACGCCAGCGACTGCATGCGTTCCCAGAACATTGGACGCACGGTCTCTGCGAGGCTGAAATCGGGGAACGCTTCCCCGCGCAACACAGCGTGCCGTTGAACGATCTGAAACCCAATTCCGCCCACAACGTTTTCTGCGCCGTCCACGGCGACCTGATACTCGGTCAGGCGGCGTTCCATGTCTGGCACGTCGAATCGCATGCTGTTCCATAGCGGACGCAGGGCAGGGAGGTCATCCAGAGTGGCGCGGCGCACGCGCAGGGGACCCGGGTTCATGATTTGTGATCTTAGGCAACCCAGTTGCGAGGTTCAATAGCTGGGTCGCGGAGAGTTCCAGGGCGGTGGTCTGTCGCGAGTATTGCACGTGTGGGAGTTGTCCATGTGAAGCCCGCTTGGAAGCCAGCGATAGTCCCGACTCATCGGGAGAAACGCGCGCTACCTGTAGCGCCGACTTCCGAGTCTGCTGTGTCGCAGGATTCCCTACCTGTCCGGCGCGATTCACGCAGTACCGCTTTAGAAGCGCGGCGATACTGCCCTGTCGTCGGCAGCGGGGTTTTGTGAATGGCAGGAAAGGTTTGGAAAGGTGCGCTGCGCTTGTTGGAAACGGCTTGCTTCAGGTGCGTCCGGGTCTAAGTTTTGCGCCCATGCAGAATCAGACGTTGACGCTTGGCCACTCGCCCGACCCGGATGACGCTTTCATGTTTTACGCCCTGGCGAAGGACTTGATCCCAACGAGCGGATTCCGTTTCGAACATATACTCCAGGATATTCAAACCTTGAACGAGCGGGCCACGCGCGGGGAGTTGGACATTTCCGCCGTGAGCATTCATGCGTATGCATATGTGAGTGATCAATACGCGCTGCTGCCGAGCGGTGCCAGCATGGGTGACGGTTACGGACCCATGCTCGTCGCGAAGCAGCCGTTTACGAAGTCCGAGATTTCGAAGCGCCGGATCGCCGTCCCCGGAACAATGACGAGCGCGTTCCTTGCCCTGCAACTCTGGCTGGGAAAACCTGCGAAGGAATTTGAGTTTGTCGTCGTGCCGTTTGACCAGATTTTCGAGGCTGTCCGATCGGGGAAGGCGGATGTGGGCCTGATCATTCACGAGGGGCAGTTGACGTATCAAAACGAAGGGCTCGTTGTCTGCGAAGACCTCGGCGTGTGGTGGGGTCGCGAAAACGATGGCTTGCCGCTGCCGCTCGGCGGGAATGTGATACACAAGCGTTTCGCGCCCGAGGTTCGCAGCACGATTTCCGAAGTTCTCACGGCAAGCATTCAGTTCAGCCTGGATCATCGCGCTGAAGCAGTGCAACACGCGCTCCAGTTTGCGCGCGACATGGGCCGCGATCTTGCCGACAGGTTTGTTGGAATGTACGTAAACCATTGGACCCTGGACTATGGCAAGCGCGGACGGGAATCGATCCGCCGTTTCCTGCATCGCGGATTCGAGCAGGGGCTCATCCCACATCGGCAGGAGTTGGAGTTTGTGCACTGAGTGGGAATAAGTTTTTGAGAATCCTTTTGACTCACAAGGACATGGGAGTACGGTTGTCGGCATCACCGGAAGAACCACCTGATCCCGGTATTATTTTTTTCGCGGAATGAATGAACGAGACGCGACATCAACATCGGCTGATTTCGACAGCGGCGGGACCAAGCCCCGAGAGGGCATCACGGTCCTGCATGTCGACGATGACCCCAATGACACTGCGCTTCTGCAGGCGGCCAGCCGCAACGCGCGGGTCGACTTTCGTTTGCATAATGTCGAGGACGGCGAGCAGGCGATCGCCTACTTGAGCGACGCCCAGCAGGCGCGTGGGCCGATGCCATCCCTGGTGCTGCTGGACATGAAGATGCCGAGAGCGACGGGCTTGGAAATTCTTCAATGGATCCGAAAGCATCCTGACTTGAATCGGCTTCCAGTGATCGTCTTGTCGGGATCGGAACTTCAAGAGGATATTCGCAAGGCCTACGCCGAAGGTGCGAATTCGTATTTTGTAAAGCCTCTGGGATTTGATGCGCTCGTGGACCTGATCCGCAACATCAGCAGTGTTTGGCTGGCGGAGAAGGACGGCACGTCGGTGTAGATCTTCAAGGTGCTGAGCGTTGCGCCGCTTCAACGCGCGAACAGTGCACGTGTCCGGCGTGGTTTCAAGAGCTTCAAGGAACTCCCGGTGGTGAACCCGGCAACGCCCCGGGACTGACATCCGTTTTAGTGCGAATTGCTGAAGCCGCTTGCTTTGTGATGGAGTGGGCGGCACATGAAAACCCGTTTTGATTCCGCCTTGCACAAGCCCGTTTCGGGCAGCGGCGTTGTCGGGTTTTCTACGCAGAAGACCCGTTGGAAACCTTTCCATTCCAACGGCTTAGGCCGGAACGACACAGGCGACATTACCGAAAAGAATCGGTGTAAAGTGTTGATCCACAAGCAACTGCGGCAACTAATCATCTGGGGTGTTCACCCCGGTATGGAATCCGCTAACGCGTTAATGTCCCCTTCTGCCCAATTGTGTCGGGCGCTTGGGATTTTTATCTGATCGAAACCAAAGAACAAAAAGTCAAATGAAACACTCCATAGTTATCGCTGCGCTCGCACTCATGGCTACCGTGCCCAGTGCCCTCGCTGTTGCACCTCCCCCGAGCGTTCCCGATGCGGGAGCAAGCGGGCTCCTCCTCGCAATTGCCTGCGGCGGCTTGATGGTAGTCCGACGCTTTGTGTCTAAGCGCGACTAAACAAAGCACGACTGAGGATTCCCGCTGGAAAGCGGGAATCCTCGGTTTCGCTCCTCCAGAATTTTGATCACGGTTTTTCAGAAGGTTAGTTGAACTCTACGGACTCATGAAAACAATCCAGTCACTCCGGGCGCTTTTTCTCGGCCTACTTTTACCTTTCGCTACTGTTCCCACAACCCAAGCCATGACGAATGGCTGCTGCCTTGAACTCCCGGCCATTCCGAATAACGAGGCGGATGGTTTGGTAAAGGTCGCTTGGGGCAATCAACCTAATTTTCCAGGAGTTGCTCCGGAATTCAGCTGGTTTACCGTCGACATTCAGCCGGGCGGACCAGGCGTTCCAACGCCACCGATTCCCGCTGGCCGCTATGCCGCGTGGTGTTTCGATGTCGCGACCGAGCTCGCCCCGCCTCCCAATGGAATCCTCTTCGGCGGCTATTTGTTTTCCAGTTGCGATCCCTCCGTTGCGTTCAATCAGTACCTCCCCGGTCACCCGAACGTGCAAAAAGATGCCGCAACATGGAAACGCATCAATTACCTGATAAACCATCGGTTTCAAGCATGTGGTGGTCTTGTACCCCGGATGTGGGAAGTGCAACGCGCGATCTGGACGCTCATGGGTCAGCCCCTTACGACTGTTCCCAGTCCGCCGTATCCTCCTTATAGGGCTAACGTAGTTCAATGCCTGGTTGACAGTGCCATTGCGAATGCTCCGAGCTGGCAACTATCCTGCGGCGACAAAATCGCTGTTATTTACAACGTCGATGTAAACTGGGACACAGTCGCGCCTGAAGTTCAGCTTATCTTCCTTGAAGTCCCGTACTGCCCCCCGATCAGCTGCCCGCCCGACGTCACAGTTAATTGCGAACAGGTCGCAAGCGGCGCGCTCACGAACCTGACACTCCTCGGCCAACCCACCACCGATCCTTGCTGCCCGATCACAAATCGGTACGTTGATGTGATCACCCCCGGCAACTGCCCGAACAGCTACACGATCACGCGCACCTGGACTTCGATTATTTCCTGCGCAACGAAGACATGCGTGCAAACGATCACAGTCGTCGACAACACGCCTCCCACCCTGACGGTTCCCCAAGGTGCCGCTTTGGGATGTAATCCGACCCTCGTTCCGACCGACGATCTCATTCGATCCCTCGTGACAGCGACTGACCTCTGCGGCCAGGTGATCACCAACGTTTCACACATTGATGAACCGAACGGTTGTAGCATTACCCGCACGTTCACCGTGACTGCTGTCGACGAATGCGGCAACACCGCAGGTCCGAAGACAATCGTCTTCACGTGGAAGGTCGACAAGGAAGCTCCTGTTCTGATCGGTCTGCCCCCGGCAACCGCGACATATTCCTGTGAGATGCCGGTCCCTGCGGCTCCGACAGTCACCGCGCTGGACAACTGCGATACCAATCTCACGGTCCATTTCACCGAAACG
Coding sequences within:
- a CDS encoding response regulator, which gives rise to MNERDATSTSADFDSGGTKPREGITVLHVDDDPNDTALLQAASRNARVDFRLHNVEDGEQAIAYLSDAQQARGPMPSLVLLDMKMPRATGLEILQWIRKHPDLNRLPVIVLSGSELQEDIRKAYAEGANSYFVKPLGFDALVDLIRNISSVWLAEKDGTSV
- a CDS encoding VPDSG-CTERM sorting domain-containing protein, coding for MKHSIVIAALALMATVPSALAVAPPPSVPDAGASGLLLAIACGGLMVVRRFVSKRD
- a CDS encoding glutaredoxin domain-containing protein is translated as MNAKRIRLFIKPYCGWCHKAMRWLDDHDIEYETIDVMADESAYDEMIRISDQELAPVIDVNGEVLADFGPDQLEAFWNKLEKKNARA
- the lipA gene encoding lipoyl synthase, translated to MPAPSSTEIRPRPRLPEWLRIKLPTSDTFSHTRSLLDELKLHTVCESAKCPNHWECWSKGTATFMIAGDRCTRACGFCAVSTAKPLALEADEPQRVAEAARRMRLRHVVITAVARDDLKDGGAEHFRRTIEAVRQLSPGIVIEVLTPDFNDSDACIENVLHARPQIFNHNLETVRRLTPAVRHRATYDRSLSVLQKAKSRADYALHTKSGMMLGLGEREDEVVEAMRDLRAAGCDILTLGQYLQPTLKHLQVVEFVSPAQFERLGAIAREMGFVHVASGPMVRSSYHADEFHGAEQSAEPRC
- the gcvH gene encoding glycine cleavage system protein GcvH, which translates into the protein MSNVPSDLKYTKSHEWVRIAGDVATVGITDHAQHELTDVVFVELPEAGRKVKAGEPCAVVESVKTASDIYSPVTGEITEINKSVTDNPALVNTDPYAGGWFYKVRLSNTGELDGLMAAAEYQAQIGG
- the gcvT gene encoding glycine cleavage system aminomethyltransferase GcvT — its product is MLKRTPLFESHQKLGGKLIEFGGWEMPVQYTSISDEHLAVRNGAGVFDISHMGEITVSGDAASEFLNSVLTNDIKKLSPGEGQYTLMCNERGGVVDDLYAYQLSENVFLLVVNASRTVGDVAWLQQRLQAFANQASVKMTDASHNYAAIAVQGPRVAEFINECIQGPSTCGLRVGRVTDLKKNQIGGFPWHGATVLVSRTGYTGEDGFEIVGRDESIQQIWDSLLLHGQPFGIKPCGLGARDTLRTEVCYPLYGHELDENTTPIEAGLAFFVALDKGDFVGRTVLAEQKANGVAKKCVAFKMSDKSAPPRPHYPIWINGKQAGEVVSGTQSPSLNAGIGLGYVPAQFAKAGTAIEIEIRGKRFPAVTVKKPILTKRVSGSPAT
- a CDS encoding MqnA/MqnD/SBP family protein — its product is MQNQTLTLGHSPDPDDAFMFYALAKDLIPTSGFRFEHILQDIQTLNERATRGELDISAVSIHAYAYVSDQYALLPSGASMGDGYGPMLVAKQPFTKSEISKRRIAVPGTMTSAFLALQLWLGKPAKEFEFVVVPFDQIFEAVRSGKADVGLIIHEGQLTYQNEGLVVCEDLGVWWGRENDGLPLPLGGNVIHKRFAPEVRSTISEVLTASIQFSLDHRAEAVQHALQFARDMGRDLADRFVGMYVNHWTLDYGKRGRESIRRFLHRGFEQGLIPHRQELEFVH